A genomic window from Vitis riparia cultivar Riparia Gloire de Montpellier isolate 1030 chromosome 16, EGFV_Vit.rip_1.0, whole genome shotgun sequence includes:
- the LOC117934097 gene encoding uncharacterized protein LOC117934097, giving the protein MATPNSTPIDSSSGDEAAAKAMHKRYEGLVTVRTKAIKGKGAWYWAHLEPILVPNPDTGLPKAVKLKCSLCEAVFSASNPSRTASEHLKRGTCPNFSSALRPISTVSPSLALPPSHNHRKRSAHMGAPSSSYHVSSLAMVDSPRFCGELGYSSPPPVQNPVGSGGEKVLSHHQLVLSGGKEDLGALAMLEDSVKRLKSPKASPGPELSKEQINSALELLADWFYESCGSVSFSSLEHPKFQAFLNQVGLPSVSRREFSGARLDTKFDEAKIESEARIRDAMFFQVASDGWNSKNFGFSSGEENLVKFTVNLPNGTSVFQKAVFTGGSVPSKHAEEILWETITGICGSVVQRCVGIVADKYKAKALRNLEIQNHWMVNLSCQLQGFISLIKDFSKELPLFSIVTEKCLKLANFINTKSQVRHSFHKFQLQELDHVGLLRVPPSKCDNMKNFVHVYAMLEDIMSNAQVLQLVVMDESYKVICVEDPAAREVADMIQDVRFWNELDAVHSLVKLIREMAQEIEVERPLVGQCLPLWEELRTKVREWCVKFNIDEEPVEKIVEKRFRKNYHPAWSAAFILDPFYLMRDTSGKYLPPFKCLTHEQEKDVDKLITRLVTREEAHIALMELMKWRSEGLDPLYAQAVQVKQQDPVTGKMKIANPQSSRLVWETCLKDFKSLGKVAVRLIFLHATACGFKCNWSFMRWVCVHGHSRVGLDRAQKMIFIAAHAKLERRDFSSEEEKDAELFAMANGESDMLNEVFADAPPV; this is encoded by the coding sequence ATGGCCACTCCCAATTCCACCCCCATTGATTCCTCTTCGGGTGACGAAGCTGCAGCCAAGGCCATGCACAAGCGTTACGAAGGTTTGGTCACTGTTCGGACCAAGGCTATCAAGGGCAAAGGAGCTTGGTACTGGGCTCATCTTGAACCCATTTTGGTGCCTAATCCCGACACTGGTCTGCCCAAGGCGGTTAAGCTCAAGTGTTCTTTGTGTGAAGCCGTGTTTTCAGCGTCCAATCCATCGAGGACTGCTTCCGAGCATCTGAAACGCGGCACTTGCCCCAATTTCAGCTCCGCTTTGAGGCCCATTTCGACGGTATCGCCTTCTTTAGCTCTGCCTCCTTCGCATAATCATAGAAAAAGGAGTGCCCATATGGGTGCTCCCTCTTCATCGTACCATGTTAGTTCGCTGGCTATGGTTGATTCTCCCCGCTTCTGCGGAGAATTGGGGTACTCTTCGCCGCCACCGGTGCAAAACCCAGTTGGGAGTGGTGGGGAAAAGGTGTTATCACACCATCAGTTAGTGTTATCCGGTGGGAAGGAGGATTTAGGTGCATTGGCAATGTTGGAAGATAGTGTGAAGAGGCTTAAGAGTCCTAAGGCTTCGCCGGGACCAGAATTAAGCAAGGAACAGATCAATTCTGCGCTTGAATTGCTTGCGGATTGGTTCTATGAGTCTTGTggctcagtttcattttcgagCCTCGAGCACCCAAAGTTCCAGGCTTTTCTTAACCAAGTCGGGTTGCCCTCTGTCTCTAGGAGGGAGTTTTCGGGGGCACGGCTTGATACAAAGTTTGACGAGGCCAAGATTGAGTCTGAAGCCAGAATTAGAGATGCCATGTTTTTTCAAGTTGCTTCTGATGGGTGGAACAGCAagaattttggtttttcttcagGGGAAGAGAATTTGGTTAAGTTTACAGTTAATCTTCCGAATGGGACTAGTGTGTTTCAGAAGGCGGTGTTCACTGGCGGATCAGTGCCATCTAAGCATGCAGAGGAGATATTGTGGGAGACGATCACTGGTATATGCGGGAGTGTTGTGCAGAGGTGTGTAGGGATAGTTGCGGATAAGTATAAGGCCAAAGCATTGAGGAATTTGGAGATTCAGAATCATTGGATGGTTAATCTCTCTTGCCAGCTTCAGGGGTTCATTAGTTTAATCAAGGATTTTAGCAAAGAGCTTCCACTTTTCAGCATTGTCACTGAAAAGTGCTTGAAGCTTGCGAATTTTATCAATACTAAGTCTCAAGTTAGGCATAGTTTCCACAAGTTCCAATTACAGGAGCTTGATCATGTTGGGTTGCTTCGAGTTCCCCCTTCCAAATGCGATAACATGAAGAATTTTGTGCATGTTTATGCAATGTTGGAGGATATAATGAGCAACGCCCAGGTACTACAATTGGTTGTGATGGATGAATCATATAAGGTGATATGTGTAGAGGATCCAGCTGCAAGGGAAGTAGCAGATATGATTCAAGATGTGCGGTTTTGGAATGAGCTCGATGCAGTTCATTCGCTAGTAAAGCTTATTAGAGAAATGGCTCAAGAGATTGAGGTTGAGAGACCTTTAGTTGGGCAATGTCTTCCTCTTTGGGAGGAGCTGAGAACAAAAGTAAGGGAATGGTGCGTGAAATTCAACATCGATGAGGAGCCTGTTGAGAAGATAGTTGAAAAGCGGTTCAGAAAAAACTACCATCCGGCCTGGTCAGCTGCATTTATACTTGACCCCTTTTACTTGATGAGGGATACGAGTGGGAAATACCTTCCACCATTCAAGTGCTTGACACATGAACAGGAGAAGGATGTGGATAAGCTCATAACCCGTCTAGTTACAAGGGAGGAAGCTCATATTGCATTGATGGAACTTATGAAATGGAGGTCGGAAGGGCTAGACCCACTTTATGCACAGGCTGTTCAGGTTAAACAGCAAGACCCTGTGACAGGAAAGATGAAAATTGCCAACCCTCAGAGCAGTAGACTTGTGTGGGAAACTTGTCTGAAAGATTTTAAGTCATTGGGAAAGGTTGCTGTGAGGCTCATCTTCCTCCATGCAACAGCGTGTGGGTTTAAGTGTAATTGGTCTTTCATGAGATGGGTTTGTGTCCATGGTCACTCCAGGGTGGGCCTAGACAGGGCTCAGAAGATGATATTCATTGCAGCTCATGCTAAGCTTGAGAGACGGGATTTCTCTAGTGAGGAAGAAAAGGATGCAGAACTGTTTGCCATGGCAAATGGTGAGAGTGACATGCTCAATGAGGTCTTTGCTGATGCACCCCCAGtgtaa